One region of Gemmatimonadales bacterium genomic DNA includes:
- the dnaE gene encoding DNA polymerase III subunit alpha — MPFVHLHTHSEYSLLDGANRISDLVARVKELGMDSLALTDHGNIFGAWTFHEQARAAGIRPILGFEAYVAFGSRHAREKQPDAPGNYSHLVLLASNRDGYRNLVRLTSIGFLEGYYRRPRIDRETLERYSDGLVCLSACLTGEVALWLRQGRIDQARESAEWHARLFGEGNYWLEVQNHGIADEALVQEGVFRLAQELGLGVVATNDAHYLRREDAPAHDVLLAIGTGKDLNDPKRFRFEGTESYLKSEEEMRRVFPARDELFSDTQRIADRCEFDFEKRFFLPEFPLPAGTSSADELLVRLATEGAHRRYRSPLAAPVQERLDYELGVITKVGYSGYFLIVADFIREARARDIPVGPGRGSAAGSLVSYSLGITNVDPLKFDLLFERFLNPERISPPDIDVDFCEERRGEIIEYVRERYGRQSVGQIVTFGTMKARAAVKDVARVLGIPPGEADRLTKLIPFNPGQPAVTLPEAIEMVGELKELVRQNPMYQKLVGYASAIEGLARHISVHAAGIVIAPGPLTDYVPVCTMPGRGTGSGAAADAIITQYDMVGLEKIGMLKMDFLGLTTLTVLRRASLTIRDRHGVMLDLDTLPLDDPEAYRLLREGRTAGVFQFESSLATDALVRMRCDRFDDLVATNALVRPGPLDSGMHLVYIRRKRGEEPVRYALPELEGILSPTYGVIVYQEQLMRIANVLAGYSLAEADVLRKAVGKKKQEMIDEELGRFVNRCVELGHKKKVVEDIAAQIKTFGRYGFNKSHSVAYSIVSYQTAWLKAHYPAEFMAAILSSAIGDTKAVVKYIAACREMDIEVLPPDVNESGWHFTVVGDRRIRFGLGAIRNVGRGAADSILAARGQGPFTTLDDFVSRIDLRLSNKRVLEALVASGAGDGLGGHRAQLFEALDAVVAEASLRQAETAAGQGTLFGGEARDSGPLAHPPRPLPLVREWTEAERLAREKELVGFFVSGHPLNRFTAEVALFGSHTTADLGQWREGPVQVAAVVTAVRRQTAKKTGAEWAKLTIEDFHGAAECLAFPEAWKKLSGVIVPDGAYLFTGGYSLRDRGEEDAPFIVESVEPLVGLRNSGRVALALRWGAKSRLAADAGRAIAAVCAAHPGSAPVLVEFSDDNGGESSARFRARGLRVALDDDLIRALRELLGAEGVALVKAG, encoded by the coding sequence ATGCCCTTCGTACACCTCCATACCCATTCCGAATACTCGCTGCTCGACGGCGCCAACCGTATCTCCGACCTCGTGGCGCGCGTCAAGGAGCTCGGGATGGACAGCCTCGCGCTCACCGACCACGGCAACATCTTCGGCGCCTGGACCTTCCACGAGCAGGCGCGGGCCGCCGGCATCCGGCCAATCCTCGGCTTCGAGGCGTACGTCGCGTTCGGCTCGCGGCACGCCCGGGAGAAACAGCCCGACGCCCCCGGCAATTACAGCCATCTCGTGCTCCTCGCCAGCAACCGCGACGGCTACCGCAACCTCGTCCGTCTGACGTCCATCGGCTTCCTCGAAGGCTACTATCGCCGCCCGCGCATCGACCGTGAAACATTGGAGAGATACTCCGATGGCCTGGTCTGCCTGTCGGCGTGCCTCACCGGCGAGGTCGCGCTCTGGCTGCGCCAGGGCCGGATCGACCAGGCGCGCGAGTCCGCGGAGTGGCACGCCCGGCTCTTCGGCGAGGGCAACTACTGGCTCGAGGTCCAGAACCATGGCATCGCCGACGAGGCGCTCGTCCAGGAGGGCGTGTTCCGGCTCGCGCAGGAGCTGGGCCTCGGAGTCGTGGCCACCAACGACGCCCACTACCTGAGACGCGAGGACGCCCCCGCGCACGACGTCCTCCTTGCCATCGGGACCGGCAAGGACCTGAACGATCCCAAACGCTTCCGCTTCGAGGGGACCGAGAGCTACCTGAAGTCGGAAGAGGAGATGCGGCGGGTCTTCCCGGCGCGTGACGAGCTCTTCTCCGACACCCAGCGCATCGCCGACCGCTGCGAGTTCGATTTCGAGAAGCGCTTCTTCCTGCCCGAGTTCCCGCTCCCGGCGGGGACGTCCAGTGCGGACGAGCTGCTGGTGCGCCTGGCCACCGAGGGTGCGCACCGCAGGTACCGCTCCCCGCTCGCCGCTCCCGTGCAGGAACGCCTCGACTACGAGTTGGGCGTCATCACCAAGGTGGGCTACTCGGGCTACTTCCTGATCGTCGCCGACTTCATCCGCGAAGCGCGCGCCCGGGACATCCCGGTCGGTCCCGGCCGTGGCTCGGCCGCCGGCTCGCTCGTCTCGTACTCCCTCGGCATCACCAACGTGGACCCGCTGAAGTTCGACCTGCTGTTCGAGCGGTTCCTCAATCCTGAGCGCATCTCGCCGCCGGACATCGACGTGGACTTCTGCGAGGAGCGGCGCGGCGAGATCATCGAGTACGTCCGCGAGCGGTACGGCCGCCAGTCGGTCGGCCAGATCGTGACCTTCGGGACGATGAAGGCCCGCGCCGCGGTGAAGGACGTCGCGCGCGTCCTCGGCATCCCTCCGGGCGAGGCCGACCGGCTCACCAAGCTCATCCCGTTCAACCCGGGACAGCCCGCGGTGACGCTGCCCGAAGCGATCGAGATGGTGGGCGAGCTGAAGGAGCTGGTGCGGCAGAACCCGATGTACCAGAAGCTGGTCGGGTACGCCAGCGCTATCGAAGGGCTCGCGCGACACATCTCCGTGCACGCCGCCGGCATCGTCATCGCTCCGGGGCCGCTTACCGACTACGTGCCGGTGTGCACGATGCCCGGCCGTGGCACCGGCTCCGGCGCCGCCGCCGACGCCATCATCACGCAGTACGACATGGTCGGTCTCGAGAAGATCGGCATGTTGAAGATGGACTTCCTCGGGCTCACCACGCTCACCGTGCTCCGGCGCGCCAGCCTCACCATCCGGGACCGCCACGGCGTCATGCTGGACCTGGACACCCTGCCGCTCGACGACCCTGAGGCCTACCGGCTGCTGCGCGAGGGACGGACCGCCGGCGTCTTCCAGTTCGAGTCGAGTCTCGCCACGGACGCGCTGGTGCGAATGCGGTGCGACCGGTTCGACGACCTCGTAGCCACCAACGCGCTAGTGCGCCCCGGGCCGCTCGACAGCGGCATGCACCTGGTCTACATCCGGCGCAAGCGCGGCGAGGAGCCGGTCCGCTACGCGCTCCCCGAGCTCGAGGGGATCCTGTCGCCCACCTACGGCGTCATCGTCTATCAGGAACAGCTGATGCGGATCGCCAACGTCCTCGCGGGCTACTCGCTCGCCGAGGCCGACGTGCTCCGCAAGGCCGTGGGGAAGAAGAAGCAGGAGATGATCGACGAGGAGCTCGGCCGCTTCGTGAATCGCTGTGTGGAGCTGGGCCACAAGAAGAAGGTGGTCGAGGACATCGCGGCCCAGATCAAGACCTTCGGTCGGTACGGCTTCAACAAGTCGCACTCCGTCGCCTATTCCATCGTCTCCTATCAAACGGCGTGGCTCAAAGCGCACTACCCAGCCGAGTTCATGGCGGCGATACTCTCCTCCGCCATCGGCGACACCAAGGCGGTCGTCAAGTACATCGCCGCGTGCCGGGAGATGGACATCGAGGTGCTGCCGCCCGACGTGAACGAGTCGGGGTGGCACTTCACCGTCGTGGGCGACCGCCGCATCCGGTTCGGGCTCGGCGCCATCCGGAACGTCGGGCGCGGCGCCGCCGACTCGATCCTGGCCGCCCGCGGGCAGGGACCCTTCACGACGCTCGACGATTTCGTCTCGCGGATCGACCTGCGCCTGAGCAACAAACGGGTGCTCGAGGCGCTCGTCGCCTCCGGCGCCGGCGACGGCCTGGGCGGCCACCGCGCCCAGCTTTTCGAGGCGCTCGACGCCGTGGTCGCGGAGGCCAGCCTCCGCCAGGCTGAGACCGCGGCCGGTCAGGGGACCCTGTTCGGCGGCGAGGCCAGGGACTCGGGGCCACTGGCCCACCCGCCCCGGCCCCTCCCGCTGGTCCGGGAGTGGACGGAGGCCGAGCGGCTTGCGCGGGAAAAGGAATTGGTGGGATTCTTCGTCTCCGGACACCCGCTCAACCGGTTCACGGCCGAGGTCGCCCTCTTCGGCAGCCACACCACCGCCGACCTGGGCCAGTGGAGGGAGGGCCCGGTCCAGGTCGCCGCGGTCGTCACGGCGGTACGCCGGCAGACGGCGAAGAAGACCGGCGCCGAGTGGGCGAAGCTGACGATCGAGGACTTCCACGGCGCGGCGGAGTGCCTCGCCTTCCCCGAGGCCTGGAAGAAACTCTCGGGGGTGATCGTGCCGGACGGCGCCTACCTCTTCACCGGTGGCTACTCCCTGCGGGACCGCGGCGAGGAGGACGCTCCGTTCATCGTGGAGAGCGTCGAGCCCCTGGTCGGGCTGCGGAACAGCGGGCGCGTGGCGCTCGCCCTGCGCTGGGGCGCGAAGAGCCGCCTGGCGGCGGACGCGGGCCGCGCCATCGCCGCGGTGTGCGCGGCGCACCCCGGCTCCGCGCCGGTGCTGGTGGAGTTCAGTGACGACAACGGCGGCGAGTCGTCGGCGCGCTTCCGGGCGCGCGGGCTGCGCGTCGCCCTCGACGATGACCTCATCCGTGCGCTGCGCGAACTGCTCGGCGCCGAAGGGGTCGCACTCGTGAAGGCGGGGTGA
- a CDS encoding acetyl-CoA carboxylase carboxyltransferase subunit alpha produces MAAAFALEFEKPIAELERQIEELRRLATQRNLDVGREIAPLERKLADLRQEIYGNLTPFQRVQVARHPRRPYALDYLNTVFGDFFELHGDRLFRDDPAIVAGAARLGGRSVVVIGQQKGRDTKENLKRNFGMPHPEGYRKSMRLMKLAERFRMPVITLIDTPGAYPGLGAEERGQAEAIASSLELMATLRVPIVAAVIGEGGSGGALALGVADRVLMFENSVYSVISPEGCAAILWKDATQRERAAEALKLTAPDLLALGLIDAIIPEPPGGAHTDPDGAAAALSEALARHLSDLDSLSPDDLVRRRSQKFLQMGKFEES; encoded by the coding sequence ATGGCCGCAGCGTTCGCGCTGGAGTTCGAGAAGCCCATCGCCGAACTGGAGCGCCAGATCGAGGAGCTCCGGCGTTTGGCCACCCAGCGCAACCTCGACGTGGGGCGGGAGATAGCGCCCCTCGAGCGGAAGCTGGCCGACCTGCGACAGGAGATCTACGGCAACTTGACGCCCTTCCAGCGGGTGCAGGTGGCGCGCCATCCGCGGCGTCCCTACGCGCTCGACTACCTCAACACCGTCTTCGGCGACTTCTTCGAGCTGCACGGCGACCGGCTCTTCCGCGACGACCCGGCGATCGTCGCCGGCGCCGCGCGGCTGGGCGGCCGGAGCGTGGTGGTGATCGGCCAGCAGAAAGGCCGCGACACCAAGGAGAACCTGAAGCGCAACTTCGGCATGCCCCACCCGGAGGGCTACCGCAAGTCGATGCGCCTGATGAAGCTGGCCGAACGGTTCCGGATGCCGGTGATCACGCTCATCGACACGCCCGGCGCGTATCCGGGCCTCGGCGCGGAAGAGCGCGGCCAAGCGGAAGCCATCGCCAGCAGCCTGGAGCTGATGGCGACCCTGCGCGTCCCGATCGTCGCGGCGGTCATCGGCGAGGGCGGCTCCGGCGGCGCGCTCGCCCTCGGCGTGGCCGACCGGGTGCTGATGTTCGAGAACTCCGTATACTCCGTGATCTCGCCCGAAGGGTGCGCCGCGATCCTGTGGAAGGACGCCACGCAGCGCGAGCGCGCCGCGGAGGCGCTCAAGCTCACCGCGCCCGACCTCCTCGCGCTCGGCCTGATAGACGCGATCATCCCCGAGCCCCCGGGCGGCGCGCACACCGACCCGGATGGCGCGGCCGCGGCTCTCAGCGAGGCCCTCGCGCGCCACCTCAGCGACCTCGATAGCCTATCCCCGGACGACCTGGTCCGCCGCCGGAGCCAGAAGTTCCTCCAGATGGGGAAGTTCGAGGAGAGTTGA